DNA from Pseudomonas putida:
GACGCGCCAGGCAGCGGCATGCATGTGCATGTCAGCCTGTACGACGACGCCGGCAACAACATCCTGGCCGGTGCCGAGCAGCGCAAGCTGCGTCATGCGGTGGCAGGGTGCCTGGAGCTGCTGCCGCACTGCATGCCGATCTTTGCCCCCAACCACAATGCCTACCGCCGTTATGGCGCGATGGTCAACGCGGCGAGCAAGGCCAGCTGGGGCTTCGAGGACCGTGATGCGTGCATTCGCATCCCGGAATCCGACCCGCGCAACCTGCGCATCGAGCACCGCCTCGCGGGCGCCGATGCCAACCCGTATCTGGTGCTGGCGGCCATCCTGACCGGGATGGAGCATGGCCTGGACCGTGGCGTGGAACCCATTGCGCCGTTGAACGACAACCGCCAGAGCGGCATCGACTTCCCCAAGGATGCCCTCAGCGCTCTGGCCGCCATGCGTCACCACCCGGTGGTCAACGAAGGCCTGGGCAGTGAGTTCGTGATGGTTTATTGCGAAAACAAATACCAGGAGCAACTGGACTTCATGCGCCACATCGATGCCCGCGAATACCGCTGGTTCCTTTGACTGCTGCGGTCCGAACAGACGCTTTTTCAACGTTTGAATACCACGCGCAATACCGATTTGCCGGAGGAAGATATGCCACGTGTGCCCGTTATTGGCATTACCGCATGCACCAGCATGATTGAGCAGCATGCCACCCAGACCATCGCCGAGAAGTACGCACGCGCGGCCGCCAAAGCGGCGTGTGGGCTGCCCATCGTGATCCCCAGCCTCGGTGACCTGATGGACAGCGCCGATATTCTCGACGTGGTGGATGGGCTGATCTTCACCGGTTCGCCGTCCAACATCGAGCCGTTTCACTACAACGGCCCGGCCAGTGCGGTAGGCACCCATCATGACCCTTTGCGTGATGCCACCACGTTGCCGCTGATGCGTGCGGCCATCGCCGCCGGTGTGCCTGTACTTGGCATTTGCCGTGGCTTTCAGGAAATGAACGTGGCGTTGGGTGGCACCCTGTACCAGAAGGTCCACGAGGCTGGGGTGTTCATGGATCACCGCGAAGGCAAGGGCGAGCCCATCGAAAAGCAGTATGGCCCGCGTCACACCATGCATGTGGAACCCGGTGGCCTGCTCGACCGCATGGGCTTGCCGGCGATCTTCGACGTCAATTCCATCCACGGCCAGGGCAT
Protein-coding regions in this window:
- a CDS encoding gamma-glutamyl-gamma-aminobutyrate hydrolase family protein, which encodes MPRVPVIGITACTSMIEQHATQTIAEKYARAAAKAACGLPIVIPSLGDLMDSADILDVVDGLIFTGSPSNIEPFHYNGPASAVGTHHDPLRDATTLPLMRAAIAAGVPVLGICRGFQEMNVALGGTLYQKVHEAGVFMDHREGKGEPIEKQYGPRHTMHVEPGGLLDRMGLPAIFDVNSIHGQGIDVLAPGLRVEALAPDGLVEAISVENSKGFALAVQWHPEFQVMDNPQYLAIFQSFGKACRQRSVLRQRLLLSA